One Ooceraea biroi isolate clonal line C1 chromosome 6, Obir_v5.4, whole genome shotgun sequence genomic window carries:
- the LOC105276533 gene encoding 14-3-3 protein zeta isoform X2, translating into MKVSPPSSRRHHRRRHCAAAEIADTMSVDKEELVQRAKLAEQAERYDDMASAMKAVTETGVELSNEERNLLSVAYKNVVGARRSSWRVISSIEQKTEGSERKQQMAKEYREKVEKELREICYDVLGLLDKYLIPKASNAESKVFYLKMKGDYYRYLAEVATGETRNTVVDDSQKAYQDAFEISKSKMQPTHPIRLGLALNFSVFYYEILNSPDKACQLAKQAFDDAIAELDTLNEDSYKDSTLIMQLLRDNLTLWTSDTQGDGDEPQEGGDN; encoded by the exons CCGACACAATGTCCGTGGATAAGGAGGAATTGGTGCAGCGTGCGAAGCTCGCCGAGCAAGCAGAAAGGTATGACGATATGGCGTCAGCGATGAAGGCGGTCACCGAAACAGGAGTTGAGCTATCGAACGAGGAGAGAAACCTGCTTTCGGTGGCGTACAAGAATGTCGTAGGTGCGAGACGTAGCTCGTGGCGGGTAATCTCATCCATCGAGCAGAAGACCGAGGGCTCTGAGCGCAAACAGCAGATGGCTAAGGAATACCGGGAAAAGGTCGAAAAAGAACTGCGAGAGATATGCTACGACGTATTG GGACTCCTGGACAAGTACCTGATCCCCAAGGCTAGCAATGCCGAGAGCAAAGTATTCTACCTCAAGATGAAGGGTGACTACTACAGGTATCTCGCAGAAGTCGCCACTGGTGAAACCAGAAATA CCGTGGTAGACGACAGCCAGAAGGCATACCAGGATGCGTTTGAAATCAGCAAGTCAAAGATGCAGCCTACCCATCCGATCAGGCTAGGTCTCGCCCTAAACTTCTCTGTCTTCTATTACGAGATCCTCAACTCACCAGACAAGGCCTGTCAACTGGCCAAACAG GCGTTCGACGACGCGATCGCGGAGCTGGACACACTTAACGAAGACAGCTACAAAGATTCCACGCTGATCATGCAGCTGCTGCGTGACAACCTCACTCTTTGGACCAGTGACACGCAGGGCGATGGGGACGAGCCACAGGAGGGTGGCGACAACTAA
- the LOC105276533 gene encoding 14-3-3 protein zeta isoform X3: MSVDKEELVQRAKLAEQAERYDDMASAMKAVTETGVELSNEERNLLSVAYKNVVGARRSSWRVISSIEQKTEGSERKQQMAKEYREKVEKELREICYDVLGLLDKYLIPKASNAESKVFYLKMKGDYYRYLAEVATGETRNTVVDDSQKAYQDAFEISKSKMQPTHPIRLGLALNFSVFYYEILNSPDKACQLAKQAFDDAIAELDTLNEDSYKDSTLIMQLLRDNLTLWTSDTQGDGDEPQEGGDN; this comes from the exons ATGTCCGTGGATAAGGAGGAATTGGTGCAGCGTGCGAAGCTCGCCGAGCAAGCAGAAAGGTATGACGATATGGCGTCAGCGATGAAGGCGGTCACCGAAACAGGAGTTGAGCTATCGAACGAGGAGAGAAACCTGCTTTCGGTGGCGTACAAGAATGTCGTAGGTGCGAGACGTAGCTCGTGGCGGGTAATCTCATCCATCGAGCAGAAGACCGAGGGCTCTGAGCGCAAACAGCAGATGGCTAAGGAATACCGGGAAAAGGTCGAAAAAGAACTGCGAGAGATATGCTACGACGTATTG GGACTCCTGGACAAGTACCTGATCCCCAAGGCTAGCAATGCCGAGAGCAAAGTATTCTACCTCAAGATGAAGGGTGACTACTACAGGTATCTCGCAGAAGTCGCCACTGGTGAAACCAGAAATA CCGTGGTAGACGACAGCCAGAAGGCATACCAGGATGCGTTTGAAATCAGCAAGTCAAAGATGCAGCCTACCCATCCGATCAGGCTAGGTCTCGCCCTAAACTTCTCTGTCTTCTATTACGAGATCCTCAACTCACCAGACAAGGCCTGTCAACTGGCCAAACAG GCGTTCGACGACGCGATCGCGGAGCTGGACACACTTAACGAAGACAGCTACAAAGATTCCACGCTGATCATGCAGCTGCTGCGTGACAACCTCACTCTTTGGACCAGTGACACGCAGGGCGATGGGGACGAGCCACAGGAGGGTGGCGACAACTAA